The Flavobacterium galactosidilyticum nucleotide sequence ATCATCTAATATTGGCAATAACACCAATAAAACTTCTTGATTCGCCGTTTTGAACAACTCTATACGTTCTTTAGTTGTTCTTCTTTTGTAATTTTCAAACTCAGCAAATAATCGAAGATATTTATCTTTCTCTTTAGCTAAGTCTTGCGTTAATTGCTCTTCAACACTTAATTCCTCAATAATAATTTGCTCTCCATTAGCATTCATCTCTATCGTTGCATCATCTAATTCTTGATCGATTTCTGTATTTTCAGTAGTCATAGTACTCTTATTTTTAAAAATATTCTTAAAGTTCATTATTAATCTTTTTTCTGGATTGCAAAAGTACTGCCAATTCTTTTTAAATGTCAAATTGTCACCTTTTGTTAACTTTATTTTTTAGCCTGCTACTAATTGTTAAAATTATAAATTTTAAGATTATTTTAAGAATATATATGTGTTGTTTTTCTATTTTTGTAAACTTAGACAACAAATTTTATTAAATGTAAAAATTTAAGCCTTTAGTCTAAACAATTATTAATTCACCCCCGTATTATATAAAAAAGCTTCGTTTTGTACAAAACGAAGCTTTTTTTATGTTTTAGAACTCTACTCTTTACAGCAAAGCAAGTTTTAACTGTTCGAAATCAAGTAAAAGCTGTTCACCGCTACTTAAGTTTTTAAGTGAATAAGAATTTGTTTCCATTTCTTGCGCTCCTATTATAACCGCATAAGGAATTCCCCTTTTAACTGCATGCTGAAATTGCTTTGCAACCTTAGCATTATCGGGATATAATTCTACTTTGATTCCTGATGCTCTTAATTTTTGTATCGCTTGCATTGCGTATAAAGCCTCATTATCACCATAATTAATAAACATGGCTTTTGATGTTGCTGTAACGGTTTCTGGAAATAAATTTAGTTCGTCAATCACTAAATAAATTCGGTCTAATCCAAATGAAATCCCAACACCACTCATGTTTTTCAACCCAAAAATCCCGGTCAAATCGTCGTATCGTCCACCGCCTCCGATGGATCCCATAGCAACTGATTTTGGAGGAGCAACTTCAAATATAGCTCCAGTATAATAATTTAGTCCTCTTGCCAAAGTTACATCAAGATCTAAAATAGCGCTACTTAATCCTAGTTTTGCCACATTATCACATATAAAACGAAGTTCCTCTACTCCTTTCATTCCTTCATTAGAAGCCGAAAGTAAATCAGATAGTTTTTCGATTTTCTCTGAAATACTTCCAGTAAAATTGAATAAAGGCTGGACTTTTGTAATTGCATCTTCTTCAATTCCCTTTTCGATCATTTCTTTTTTAACACCATCCTCGCCTATTTTGTCCAGCTTGTCTAGTGCAACAGTGAAGTCTATTAATTTATCTGAAGCGCCTATTACCTCAGCAATTCCTGATAAAATCTTTCTGTTATTAATTTTAATTGTTACACCTTCTAATCCTAATGTTGTAAAAACAGTATCATATAATTGTACTAATTCTACTTCCTGCCACAACGACTTAGAGCCTACAACATCAGCATCACACTGGAAAAACTCTCTGAAACGTCCTTTTTGCGGTCGGTCTGCACGCCAAACTGGTTGGATTTGATATCTTTTGAAAGGAAATTCAATTTCATTTTGATGTTGCACCACGTAACGTGCAAAAGGAACGGTTAAGTCATAGCGCAATGCTTTTTCGGAAATACTTGAAGTTAACTTTGTACTATCCTTATTTACTAAATGTGTCACATTGGCTTTCGCCAAATAATCGCCTGAATTCAAAATTTTGAAAATCAGACGGTCGCCTTCCTCGCCGTACTTACCCATTAGAGTATCCGAATTTTCAAACGACGGTGTTTCTATAGGTTGAAATCCGAATTTTTCGAAATTACTTTTTATAATTTGTATAATATACTGACGTTTTGCCACCTCGCTAGGTGAAAAATCTCTAGTTCCTTTTGGAATACTCGGTTTTGATGCCATTTTTATGCTATATGGTTTTTGATATTACAAGTAAGATTTGTATGCTCTTCTTAATAAATCTCAATTTGTAAATTATTCTGCAAATATCTTATTTTTTAAATTATTCTAATTACTTAATTCATCATTTTATTGCAAGCCTCATAGCCCCGATTGAAGTGAAAATACAGTTGTAAAAAATAATATTGTTTTCTTGCATAAAAGAGCGACCAGAGGAAGCTACTTTTAGGCACTTGAAAACAAATTATTCTTGCTGCTGGATTGTAACGGAAAGCGGGAAATAGCTCCAGATAAAATCTATTACAAGAAATTAAATTTTAGCTTAAGAAAAATTGTAACAAAAATTGTATTTTCGTGTCAAACTTATATGATGTTTAAATTATTTAAAGAAAACGTACGCATTGCCCTAGGTTCTATACGAACGCAATTGCTGCGAACTGTACTTACAGTAATGATTATTGCTATTGGGATTACAGCTTTAGTTAGTATTCTTACGGTTGTTTCGGCGCTTGAAAACACTATTTCATCTGATTTTGCATCGATGGGAGCTAACACTTTCAACATCAAGCAATACGAAAACACGACTAGAAACCGTGGCGGAAACGAACGAATTATTGTAAATCCAATTATTTCTTATCCTGAAGCAGTTGCTTTTAAAAATAAATACAATTTTCCATTTACGGAAACTTCACTTTCATTTACAGCGACTAGCAATGCTGAAGTAAAATACGAATCGACTAAAACAGATCCCGAAAATTCAATTGTAGGAGTTGATGAATATTTCATGTCTAATTCTGGGCTAGAAACGAGTTCTGGTCGAAATTTTACTGGATTTGACATTGACAATAATGCGTATGTATGCGTTGTGGGTTCCGATTTTGAGAAAGGATTATTAAAGGATGTAAACCCAATTGATAAAGTCATTTCTATACGAGGCGCGAAATTTAAAGTTATTGGTGTCTTGAAAGAAAAAGGTTCCACTTTTGGAAACAGTCAGGATTTACGAGTTTTGATCCCTATTCAAGTGGCGCGTTCTTTATTTACAGCTCCTAACATCAACTATACTGTGAGTGTTATGGTAGACAAAAAAGAATTACTTGAACAAGCGCTGGACAATGCGACAAGTACCATGCGTAGAGTTCGTAAGTTAAGCCCTGTAAAAGAAAATAATTTTGGGGTTGTACGTAGCGACGATTTAATCAACCGAATTTTAGGTATTACAAAATATCTTGGACTTGCTTCTTGGCTTATAGGTATTATAACGGTGCTAGGCTCATCGATCGCATT carries:
- a CDS encoding nucleotide exchange factor GrpE; this encodes MNFKNIFKNKSTMTTENTEIDQELDDATIEMNANGEQIIIEELSVEEQLTQDLAKEKDKYLRLFAEFENYKRRTTKERIELFKTANQEVLLVLLPILDDFDRAITEISKTDDGPLLEGVALINEKLKTTLAAKGLEQVDVNVGDAFDADFAEAITQIPAPSDKMKGKIVDILEKGYKLGDKIIRFPKVVIGQ
- the hisS gene encoding histidine--tRNA ligase, with amino-acid sequence MASKPSIPKGTRDFSPSEVAKRQYIIQIIKSNFEKFGFQPIETPSFENSDTLMGKYGEEGDRLIFKILNSGDYLAKANVTHLVNKDSTKLTSSISEKALRYDLTVPFARYVVQHQNEIEFPFKRYQIQPVWRADRPQKGRFREFFQCDADVVGSKSLWQEVELVQLYDTVFTTLGLEGVTIKINNRKILSGIAEVIGASDKLIDFTVALDKLDKIGEDGVKKEMIEKGIEEDAITKVQPLFNFTGSISEKIEKLSDLLSASNEGMKGVEELRFICDNVAKLGLSSAILDLDVTLARGLNYYTGAIFEVAPPKSVAMGSIGGGGRYDDLTGIFGLKNMSGVGISFGLDRIYLVIDELNLFPETVTATSKAMFINYGDNEALYAMQAIQKLRASGIKVELYPDNAKVAKQFQHAVKRGIPYAVIIGAQEMETNSYSLKNLSSGEQLLLDFEQLKLALL
- a CDS encoding ABC transporter permease, giving the protein MMFKLFKENVRIALGSIRTQLLRTVLTVMIIAIGITALVSILTVVSALENTISSDFASMGANTFNIKQYENTTRNRGGNERIIVNPIISYPEAVAFKNKYNFPFTETSLSFTATSNAEVKYESTKTDPENSIVGVDEYFMSNSGLETSSGRNFTGFDIDNNAYVCVVGSDFEKGLLKDVNPIDKVISIRGAKFKVIGVLKEKGSTFGNSQDLRVLIPIQVARSLFTAPNINYTVSVMVDKKELLEQALDNATSTMRRVRKLSPVKENNFGVVRSDDLINRILGITKYLGLASWLIGIITVLGSSIALMNIMIVSVTERTREIGVRKALGAKKTTIAIQFFIETLLIGQLGGLVGIIFGILIGFGIATAMDFAFVIPWGAIIAAFITSFIVAIASGLYPAIKAAVLDPIEALRYE